The following are encoded together in the Lactuca sativa cultivar Salinas chromosome 1, Lsat_Salinas_v11, whole genome shotgun sequence genome:
- the LOC111907852 gene encoding L-type lectin-domain containing receptor kinase S.6, producing MLPYFHLLLVSSIFTFASSSSSSPPQPSPTKNLTLLGSAHFKNNSIILTQELTTCNSRSNSPVGRVLHSFPVRFLRSSSNSTVSFSTRFTFTIVPPSPPCLAGDGIAFLIASDPSSLPHTDGYLGLPDSPASHPFFAIEFDTTFNPGLGDINDNHVGVDVDSIISVASIDLMSEGIDLKSGKRITVWIEYRDPEKIIRVWVGYTDTKPEYSVLAVPIDLSKTLKEFMYVGFSASNGRGSSIHSIQKLQIHTFESLTPNTQMETVSSRNCLMCYPDDPSIEEAEISLYNDHHKDNRVLELAFGLLSITFLLIMVATISVLYCMCLTKRQAIKQRCNENAQMYRFQEAGVPKKLKLSEIRSATKEFDQNRIIGEGASSKVYEANLPSCGNVAVKRFSKVNQPSTLGNQFATELATMVGCLRHKNLVQLQGWCCEANELVLVYEYMPNGSLDKLLHRRTNATRTLTFEKRLNILLGVSSALVYLHEECERQIIHRDVKTCNIMLDADFNAKLGDFGLAEVYEHSERGRDATLPAGTMGYLAPEYVYSGIPTVKTDVYSFGVVVLEVASGQRPVNEDGVVVTEWVWDLWEKRILFAAADPNLMGRFDKVDMERMLMAGLICVHPNSQRRPTMKEAGRMLRGGLVPDLPVKKPTVMIQSVMPERTTEMVARMCGEDADTPWSTPRTHFSSKAG from the coding sequence ATGCTTCCATACTTTCATCTCCTTCTTGTGTCCTCCATCTTCACCttcgcttcttcttcttcttcttcaccccCTCAACCTTCACCCACGAAAAACCTAACCCTTCTTGGCTCCGCTCATTTCAAGAACAACTCTATTATCCTCACTCAAGAACTCACTACCTGCAACTCTCGATCGAATTCACCAGTTGGCAGAGTTCTCCACTCTTTCCCTGTTCGCTTTCTTCGTTCTTCATCAAATTCCACAGTTTCTTTCTCCACTCGTTTCACCTTCACCATCGTCCCACCTTCTCCTCCATGCCTCGCCGGCGACGGTATCGCCTTCCTCATCGCTTCAGATCCCAGTTCTTTACCACATACCGATGGGTATTTAGGTTTACCGGATTCCCCTGCTTCACACCCGTTTTTCGCAATCGAATTTGATACTACTTTCAATCCGGGTCTTGGTGATATCAATGATAATCACGTCGGAGTGGATGTGGATTCCATCATTTCCGTTGCGTCGATTGATTTGATGTCAGAAGGGATTGATTTGAAAAGTGGGAAAAGGATTACAGTTTGGATCGAGTATAGAGACCCAGAAAAGATTATCCGGGTTTGGGTCGGGTACACGGATACTAAGCCTGAATACTCTGTTCTTGCGGTTCCAATTGATCTTTCCAAGACACTAAAAGAGTTCATGTATGTGGGGTTTTCTGCGTCTAATGGAAGAGGATCATCGATTCACTCTATCCAGAAGTTGCAGATTCACACATTTGAATCATTGACTCCAAATACGCAAATGGAAACTGTAAGTTCAAGAAACTGTTTGATGTGTTATCCAGATGATCCAAGCATCGAAGAAGCTGAAATTAGTTTATACAATGATCATCATAAAGACAATCGGGTACTCGAATTAGCTTTCGGTTTGTTGTCCATCACTTTTCTTCTGATAATGGTTGCTACTATTTCCGTACTTTATTGTATGTGTTTAACAAAGAGACAAGCGATCAAACAACGATGCAACGAAAACGCCCAAATGTATCGATTTCAAGAAGCCGGAGTTCCCAAAAAACTGAAATTATCGGAGATCAGATCAGCTACAAAAGAGTTTGATCAGAACCGGATCATCGGAGAAGGTGCGTCTTCAAAAGTTTACGAAGCGAATCTTCCATCTTGTGGGAATGTTGCAGTGAAGAGGTTTAGCAAAGTGAATCAACCGAGTACACTCGGGAACCAGTTCGCGACGGAGCTCGCAACAATGGTGGGATGCTTACGTCACAAGAACTTAGTGCAGCTTCAAGGATGGTGCTGTGAAGCGAACGAATTGGTTCTGGTTTACGAGTACATGCCCAATGGATCGCTCGACAAGCTTCTCCACCGGCGAACCAACGCCACCCGGACATTAACTTTCGAGAAACGATTGAATATACTTTTAGGCGTTTCTTCAGCTCTCGTGTATTTACATGAAGAATGCGAGAGGCAGATCATTCATAGAGATGTAAAAACCTGTAATATAATGCTGGACGCCGATTTCAACGCCAAATTGGGCGATTTTGGTTTGGCGGAGGTCTATGAGCACAGTGAGAGGGGGCGTGATGCGACGTTGCCTGCTGGAACGATGGGATACCTGGCACCGGAGTATGTTTATTCCGGTATTCCGACTGTGAAAACGGATGTTTACAGTTTTGGGGTGGTGGTTTTGGAGGTGGCGTCAGGGCAGCGGCCGGTGAACGAGGATGGGGTTGTGGTGACAGAGTGGGTTTGGGATTTGTGGGAAAAGAGGATTTTGTTTGCAGCGGCGGATCCGAATTTGATGGGGAGGTTTGATAAGGTGGATATGGAGAGGATGTTGATGGCTGGATTGATCTGTGTGCACCCCAATTCCCAGAGAAGACCGACGATGAAGGAGGCAGGACGGATGCTGCGAGGAGGGTTAGTACCAGATTTGCCGGTGAAGAAGCCGACGGTGATGATTCAGTCAGTTATGCCGGAGAGGACGACGGAGATGGTGGCTAGGATGTGTGGCGAAGATGCCGATACGCCGTGGTCTACTCCGAGGACTCATTTTAGCAGCAAAGCTGGTTGA
- the LOC111907849 gene encoding elongator complex protein 3: protein MATAMVAVDTRKLPRPGRGGVISQGLSEEESRVRAIAEIVNNMVELSRNGEKVDLNALKSAACRKYGLSRAPKLVEMIAALPDSEREALLPKLRAKPVRTASGIAVVAVMSKPHRCPHIATTGNICVYCPGGPDSDFEYSTQSYTGYEPTSMRAIRARYNPYVQARSRIDQLKRLGHSVDKVEFILMGGTFMSLPAEYRDYFIRNLHDALSGHTSANVEEAVAYSEHGATKCIGMTIETRPDYCLGPHLRQMLSYGCTRLEIGVQSTYEDVARDTNRGHTVAAVADCFSLAKDAGFKVVAHMMPDLPNVGVERDMESFKEFFESPCFRADGLKIYPTLVIRGTGLYELWKTGRYRNYPPEQLVDIVARILSMVPPWTRVYRVQRDIPMPLVTSGVEKGNLRELALARMDDLGLKCRDVRTREAGIQDIHHKIRPDEVQLVRRDYTANEGWETFLSYEDTRQDILVGLLRLRRCGKNVTCPELVGKCSIVRELHVYGTAVPVHGRDADKLQHQGYGTLLMEEAERIARKEHRSTKIAVISGVGTRHYYRKLGYELQGPYMMKHLL, encoded by the exons ATGGCGACGGCGATGGTCGCAGTCGACACGAGAAAGCTTCCGCGGCCAGGCCGCGGTGGCGTAATATCCCAGGGACTCTCCGAGGAAGAATCAAGAGTTAGAGCCATAGCCGAGATCGTAAATAACATGGTAGAGCTATCTCGTAACGGCGAAAAGGTCGACCTTAATGCCCTAAAATCCGCCGCATGCCGCAAGTACGGATTATCACGTGCTCCCAAGCTCGTTGAAATGATCGCCGCGCTCCCTGATTCCGAGCGTGAGGCTCTGCTACCGAAGCTCCGAGCAAAGCCGGTCCGGACGGCCTCCGGAATTGCCGTTGTGGCTGTCATGTCTAAGCCGCATCGGTGTCCGCATATAGCCACAACCGGGAATATATGTGTATATTGTCCCGGTGGTCCTGATTCGGATTTTGAGTATAGCACGCAGTCTTATACTGGATACGAGCCGACTAGCATGCGAGCCATTCGTGCTAG ATATAACCCGTATGTCCAAGCCAGGAGCAGGATTGACCAACTGAAGCGCCTGGGTCACAGTGTAGATAAG GTGGAATTCATCTTGATGGGTGGCACTTTCATGTCATTACCTGCTGAATATCGAGACTACTTCATAAGGAATCTTCATGATGCTTTATCAGGGCACACTTCTGCAAACGTTGAAGAAGCTGTTGCTTATTCTGAACATGGTGCAACAAAATGTATCGGGATGACCATTGAAAC GAGGCCAGATTATTGTCTTGGGCCCCACTTGCGGCAAATGCTTTCTTATGGATGCACACGTTTGGAAATCGGAGTCCAAAGCACATATGAAGATGTTGCTCGTGACACAAATAGAGGGCACACAGTAGCAGCTGTAGCTGATTGCTTCTCTCTGGCAAAAGATGCAGGTTTTAAGGTGGTTGCTCATATGATGCCTGATCTTCCAAATGTTGGGGTTGAGAGGGATATGGAAAGTTTCAAGGAGTTTTTTGAGAGTCCTTGTTTTAGAGCTGATGGGCTTAAGATTTATCCAACACTTGTGATTCGTGGGACTGGTCTTTATGAGCTTTGGAAGACTGGTAGGTATAGGAATTACCCTCCAGAACAGCTTGTGGACATTGTAGCTCGGATTTTGTCCATGGTTCCTCCATGGACGCGTGTTTATAGAGTTCAGAGAGATATTCCAATGCCTTTGGTTACTTCTGGGGTTGAAAAAGGAAACCTAAGAGAGCTAGCTTTGGCTCGTATGGATGATTTAGGTTTGAAATGTAGGGATGTTAGAACACGTGAAGCTGGGATTCAA GATATCCACCATAAGATAAGGCCAGATGAGGTTCAACTTGTTCGGCGAGATTATACTGCCAATGAAGGATGGGAAACTTTTCTTTCATATGAAGACACACGACAG GATATTCTGGTTGGATTACTGCGGTTACGAAGATGTGGGAAGAACGTTACATGCCCAGAACTTGTTGGAAAATGCTCAATTGTCCGTGAGCTCCATGTTTATGGAACTGCTGTTCCTGTTCATGGACGTGATGCTGATAAACTGCAACATCAG GGGTATGGCACACTGCTTATGGAAGAGGCAGAACGGATTGCTCGTAAGGAACACAGGTCCACAAAAATAGCTGTTATCTCAGGTGTTGGGACACGCCATTACTATAGGAAACTGGGTTATGAGCTTCAAGGTCCTTATATGATGAAACACCTTCTATAA